Proteins co-encoded in one Nicotiana sylvestris chromosome 7, ASM39365v2, whole genome shotgun sequence genomic window:
- the LOC138872517 gene encoding uncharacterized protein, translating into MAAAQGHVVSAITDDEQRRLESFGRLEPPSFSGAESEDAHGFMDRCQRILLITGILETNGVSFTTFQFTGATFTWWEAYERCSPVGAAPLTWQEFSILFLEKYVLHSRREKLRRQFKRLHQDDMTLMQYEMRFSELAHHIVWLVPTDKEWIRRFIDGLTFQ; encoded by the coding sequence ATGGCAGCTGCTCAGGGCCATGTGGTTTCTGCTATAACTGATGATGAGCAGCGGAGACTAGAGAGTTTTGGTAGACTTGAGCCTCCATCTTTCAGTGGGGCAGAGTCGGAAGATGCCCATGGTTTCATGGATAGATGTCAGAGGATCCTTCTTAtaacaggtattctggagaccaatggggtctcattcactacttttcagtttactGGAGCTACCTTTAcctggtgggaggcttatgagaggtgtagtCCGGTTGGTGCAGCGCCACTTACATGGCAGgagttctctattctcttcttggagaagtatgtactgcACTCTCGTAGAGAGAAGCTGCGAAGACAGTTCAAGAGGTTGCATCAGGATGATATGACTTtgatgcagtacgagatgaggttttctgagttggcccaTCATATCGTTTGGCTAGTTCCCACTGATAAGGAGTGGAtcaggaggtttattgatggcctcacatttcAGTAG